The following are from one region of the Carassius auratus strain Wakin chromosome 13, ASM336829v1, whole genome shotgun sequence genome:
- the LOC113112419 gene encoding dapper homolog 2-like, which produces MLGRRVPGSGVQSAAAVGMDRGRTGERLHAALAGLHELRFLRDKQSAMVHWALTLNREEPETSKQETVSSEELRLEATLTLLKQQLTRLRKQDVGLKTHLQQLDQQINDLKLDVCKASTEHLESDSRPSSGFYELSDGGSGSLSNSCTSIFSESLSSSSQTSLLPHLSTSYVSHGRSGSRQTGVSRRCSADESTSQSDALRSGVRLGSSCIRMVPAQAERARQRPVSTGDLDRIIATGFGSFKSTDVKDSTPCGSLQNAPVDPKYQSNLVSSSGTEVYCYPSPLHAVALQSPIFSCATDQGNPVALDGISRGGLEEETQNPNGGSTNSRSAGCINKVLQRSLSKINLVSIKRSDIVSSTQEQRARSHEMSYGQLNDPQLLGSLHQITVPLENAVETGKTSSALNSNHQQRNAPGLEPNSEANEVQTLCHGTHPVSSMDLQKNNLCIKNATSKAVTESENELKDKGSGHFSKESSLVPKPVERRSSFTLRREESRASFGDKGGNPQSEFVHAQFVPAGSQRVKVRQADKKTKSVKLRKKSFEKPSARKHQHKHLSRESCTKNQADLKQSSSCKGRVTNLEESQMNSCSDCSCNGLFNSHCNQNNSHLQQSQTSKSTKSHKAPELVHLPLDQAKKKQSSRKWPSSSEIRFPPALQTQRSKEMLNSQKGAMVRSVSARPHSGHWGCPPRALPHSLSTSSYFSYLESRYPSAPISSRYPPPSMSEFSEYSAECASLFHSTIAASSDGELSDYTTNRFGDSESSQGSQTASDSDSSLSLDEEDLLEEEEEDEGGLVWAQAALGTTAAGFSLQQHHRPEPAACRIKASRALKKKIRRFQPASLKVMTLV; this is translated from the exons ATGTTGGGAAGAAGAGTACCTGGATCAGGTGTGCAGAGCGCAGCTGCTGTAGGAATGGACCGGGGGAGGACAGGAGAGAGACTGCACGCAGCGCTGGCTGGACTGCACGAGCTGCGTTTCCTGCGGGACAAACAGAGTGCCATGGTGCACTGGGCTCTGACCCTGAACAGAGAGGAGCCCGAGACATCAAAACAAGAGACCGTGAGCTCGGAGGAACTGAGACTGGAGGCAACACTTACTCTGCTCAAACAACAGCTG ACACGTCTACGCAAACAGGATGTAGGATTGAAGACTCATCTCCAGCAGCTAGATCAACAGATAAATGACCTGAAACTGGATGTGTGTAAAGCATCCACTGAACACCTAGAGAGTGACAGCAGACCCAGTTCAG GATTCTACGAGCTCAGTGATGGTGGTTCAGGCTCATTGTCAAATTCATGCACCTCCATCTTCAGCGAGAGTCTCTCCTCCTCATCTCAAACCAGTCTGCTTCCTCATCTCTCCACCTCATATGTGTCACATGGCCGTAGTGGTTCCAGACAGACCGGTGTGTCCCGTCGTTGTTCTGCTGATGAGAGCACGTCCCAGTCTGATGCACTACGATCAGGAGTAAGGCTCGGTAGCAGCTGTATACGAATGGTACCGGCTCAAGCTGAAAGAGCAAGACAAAGACCTGTTTCCACAG GGGACCTTGACCGAATAATTGCAACTGGTTTTGGCTCCTTCAAATCTACTGACGTGAAGGACTCCACCCCTTGTGGTAGCCTCCAAAATGCCCCAGTTGACCCCAAATATCAGAGTAACCTGGTATCTAGCAGTGGGACAGAAGTTTACTGTTACCCCAGTCCACTGCATGCTGTGGCCTTACAAAGCCCCATCTTCAGTTGCGCAACCGATCAGGGAAATCCAGTAGCACTTGATGGAATTTCTAGAGGGGGTCTTGAAGAGGAAACCCAAAACCCAAATGGAGGTTCCACAAATTCCAGGTCTGCTGGATGCATCAACAAGGTACTACAGAGAAGCTTGAGTAAGATAAACCTGGTGAGCATAAAAAGAAGCGACATTGTTAGCAGTACCCAGGAGCAAAGAGCCAGATCCCACGAAATGTCCTACGGACAGCTGAATGATCCTCAACTGCTGGGTTCCCTTCATCAAATAACAGTGCCCTTAGAAAATGCAGTGGAGACAGGAAAAACATCTTCGGCACTAAACAGCAATCACCAGCAGAGGAATGCACCTGGTCTGGAGCCCAATTCTGAAGCAAATGAGGTCCAGACATTGTGCCATGGCACACACCCTGTATCTTCTATGGATCTCCAAAAGAATAACCTTTGCATAAAGAATGCCACAAGCAAGGCTGTTACTGAGTCTGAGAATGAACTCAAAGACAAAGGGAGTGGACATTTTTCCAAAGAGTCATCTTTGGTCCCAAAGCCAGTAGAGAGGAGATCAAGTTTTAccttaagaagagaagagagtaGAGCTTCTTTTGGTGATAAGGGTGGCAACCCTCAATCAGAGTTTGTCCATGCACAGTTTGTTCCAGCAGGGTCTCAGAGGGTGAAAGTACGTCAAGCAGACAAGAAAACAAAATCTGTAAAACTGAGAAAGAAGAGCTTTGAGAAGCCTTCAGCAAGGAAACATCAGCATAAACACTTGTCTCGAGAGTCCTGTACCAAAAACCAAGCTGACTTAAAACAGTCCAGCTCATGCAAAGGGAGAGTAACAAATCTGGAAGAGTCCCAGATGAACTCTTGCTCCGATTGCAGTTGCAATGGACTTTTCAACTCGCACTGCAATCAGAACAACTCTCACCTTCAGCAGAGCCAAACCTCCAAGTCCACAAAGTCCCATAAAGCCCCTGAACTTGTGCACCTTCCTCTAGACCAAGCCAAAAAGAAACAAAGTTCCCGGAAATGGCCTTCCTCCTCTGAGATCCGTTTTCCCCCAGCTCTCCAAACCCAGAGATCCAAAGAGATGTTAAACTCTCAAAAGGGGGCCATGGTAAGGAGTGTTAGTGCCAGGCCTCACTCAGGTCATTGGGGCTGTCCTCCACGAGCCCTTCCCCACTCGCTCTCCACTTCTTCTTACTTTAGTTACTTGGAATCTAGATATCCGTCAGCGCCAATCTCCAGCCGCTACCCTCCTCCTAGCATGTCTGAGTTTTCAGAGTACTCTGCAGAGTGTGCATCACTCTTTCACTCTACTATTGCAGCAAGCAGTGATGGAGAGTTGAGCGATTACACCACAAACCGTTTTGGAGACAGCGAGTCCAGTCAGGGCTCTCAGACAGCCTCAGACTCGGACAGTAGTCTCTCGCTGGATGAGGAGGACCTGttggaggaagaagaggaagatgaaggTGGTTTAGTGTGGGCTCAGGCTGCGTTGGGGACCACGGCGGCAGGCTTTTCTCTTCAGCAGCATCATCGGCCAGAGCCAGCAGCCTGTCGCATCAAAGCTTCCAGAGCTCTGAAGAAGAAGATCCGCCGTTTTCAGCCAGCTTCACTCAAGGTCATGACTTTGGTGTAG